Genomic DNA from Lactuca sativa cultivar Salinas chromosome 8, Lsat_Salinas_v11, whole genome shotgun sequence:
TAATCACAAAACAATGAAAAATCTGATGACTATGTCCCGCCAAATCAAACCAACCAGGCTTAAATCTTTCTGGGATTCTGCTAATATAAAACATCGTACCCGTCAGATATGAAACCGCCATCGCGGTTTCATATGCGAGGATTCCATTCCTCTGCGGTTCATGCCAGTTGACAACAACAGCATGAACCGCGGGTACGAGCCCAAACAGGCCCATACCCATAAACAGAAAAGCCCGAAAAGACCGGAACTTTCCACTGGAAAGCGCTGGTGCCAGTAGGGTTATAACGGTAAATACACCCATGGCTGTGATTCCACCGAGGTAGACGAATTGCCATATGGGCTCGCATTGGAAAATGTAGTAAATTGGAGGGAAAAACGAGGTGATGATCATGATGGTGATTCCGACGTAGTCcatttggaggaggaggaggttgaggtggtggGAGTGGCAGCCGAAGAGGTGGCAGGTGGAGGAGGAAAGGAGGCAGAACATCGAGCCGCCTAAGAACACGAAGAATGGCCACCGCGTTGCCGCCAGTAGTGGCGGCCCGATGTCCATGTCTAGCGGTGATTCGTGCTTTAAGTCAATGAGTTTTGGTGTATCCTGTTTAGTCAAACAGGAAATTTAGAATGTTTGACTTTTGAAACTTGTTTGACCTAAAAATTCAAAATACATATCTAGTAAGAAATAACGACTAACCATAATTGAATTATGTGAGGCGTTTGCACCCGGGCCTAACGGGAAAGACCTGAAATTTTGATAAAAATTAGAGCCAGTTTTGTAATTTTATAAATTTGTTTgctatagcatcctactttaaaTT
This window encodes:
- the LOC111908377 gene encoding heptahelical transmembrane protein 1, which translates into the protein MNSIDGSVWKRRSKEICCDDDKSQLLVASIKKKNKNKNKKTVNQGTRTEYPLLRFEDLPEYMKDNEFILNYYRADWPLKQALFSLFRWHNETLNVWTHLIGFVVFVGLTITNVMHVPQVSQFLNLLTWSFPLGPGANASHNSIMDTPKLIDLKHESPLDMDIGPPLLAATRWPFFVFLGGSMFCLLSSSTCHLFGCHSHHLNLLLLQMDYVGITIMIITSFFPPIYYIFQCEPIWQFVYLGGITAMGVFTVITLLAPALSSGKFRSFRAFLFMGMGLFGLVPAVHAVVVNWHEPQRNGILAYETAMAVSYLTGTMFYISRIPERFKPGWFDLAGHSHQIFHCFVIMGALAHYGAALVFLEFRGQVGC